From Verrucomicrobia bacterium S94, the proteins below share one genomic window:
- a CDS encoding DUF1573 domain-containing protein, which produces MKTGLIISLVAFYAVRVVAQLEWDQEFIRLKAHPLQEKMQIEFNYRNVGDQPVKIVRMDSSCGCLVPQKGPRTVAPGESGSITAEFMLRGRSGKQKKHILVTTDRNAQVPYRLDIEVDIPGSYLPSVKRVIWERAETYESRTVRLTNHYHEPINLIEVLPSIGTLRTELKTVKPGFEYDLTITPEPGVKNLRAFIRLKPEPLSEMQKPRDFKVYVFVR; this is translated from the coding sequence ATGAAAACAGGATTAATCATCAGTCTGGTGGCTTTTTATGCTGTGCGTGTTGTGGCTCAGCTGGAGTGGGATCAGGAATTTATCCGGCTGAAGGCACACCCGCTGCAGGAAAAGATGCAGATCGAATTCAACTACCGGAATGTCGGGGATCAGCCGGTGAAGATTGTCCGTATGGATTCTTCCTGCGGCTGCCTGGTTCCGCAGAAGGGACCGCGCACGGTGGCTCCGGGAGAGTCGGGATCGATTACGGCTGAATTCATGTTACGCGGCCGAAGCGGAAAGCAGAAAAAGCATATTCTGGTTACCACTGATCGTAATGCGCAGGTTCCCTATCGGCTCGATATTGAGGTGGATATTCCCGGCAGTTACCTTCCGTCGGTTAAACGGGTAATCTGGGAACGTGCGGAAACTTATGAATCCCGCACCGTCAGGCTGACGAACCATTATCATGAACCGATCAACCTGATCGAGGTGCTTCCAAGCATTGGTACGCTCAGAACAGAACTGAAGACGGTCAAACCGGGGTTTGAATATGATCTCACGATCACCCCCGAACCCGGTGTGAAAAATCTTCGGGCATTTATTCGACTGAAACCCGAACCGCTTTCTGAAATGCAGAAGCCCCGGGATTTTAAGGTGTATGTCTTTGTGCGGTGA